From a single Miscanthus floridulus cultivar M001 chromosome 8, ASM1932011v1, whole genome shotgun sequence genomic region:
- the LOC136474084 gene encoding NAC domain-containing protein 4-like, which translates to MEHDVHHHHHHHHQQQEAMELPPGFRFHPTDEELITHYLARKAADPCFAPRAVGVADLNKCEPWDLPYRATMGEKEWYFFCIKDRKYPTGLRTNRATESGYWKATGKDREIFRGKALVGFKKTLVFYTGRAPRGGKTGWVMHEYRLHGKHAAAAASSSSSLMPSASASVRTAASKDDWVLCRVFKKSIEAPSVAGSKRSSSVPCMGMEDVVGPSMSMADDFAACALPPLMDVSGGSGANMSLSVAAAAASIELTPPAPAPHVTCFSNALEGHFLTPPPCLLPSAAAAATDHVALAASASPFLASMVQYDGDAGVGGMVHELLQEAGGWYSKLGERERLSGGASQDTGVTSEVNPAEISSTRHHMDHEASFWGF; encoded by the exons ATGGAGCACGACgtgcaccatcaccaccaccaccaccaccagcagcaggaGGCCATGGAGCTGCCGCCGGGGTTCCGATTCCACCCCACCGACGAGGAGCTCATCACGCACTACCTCGCCAGGAAGGCCGCCGACCCCTGCTTCGCCCCGCGCGCCGTCGGCGTGGCCGACCTCAACAAGTGCGAGCCATGGGACCTGCCAT ATCGGGCGACGATGGGGGAGAAGGAGTGGTACTTCTTCTGCATCAAGGACCGCAAGTACCCGACGGGGCTGAGGACGAACCGGGCCACCGAGTCCGGCTACTGGAAGGCGACGGGCAAGGACAGGGAGATCTTCAGGGGCAAGGCCCTCGTCGGCTTTAAGAAGACCCTCGTCTTCTACACAGGGAGGGCCCCCAGGGGCGGCAAGACCGGCTGGGTCATGCACGAGTACCGCCTCCACGGcaagcacgccgccgccgccgccagcagcagcagcagcctcatgccgtcggcgtcggcgtcggtcaGAACAGCCGCGTCAAAG GACGACTGGGTGCTGTGCAGGGTGTTCAAGAAGAGCATCGAGGCGCCGTCAGTGGCCGGCAGCAAGAGGTCATCATCGGTCCCGTGCATGGGGATGGAGGACGTCGTGGGGCCGTCCATGTCCATGGCGGACGACTTCGCCGCGTGCGCGCTGCCCCCGCTGATGGACGTgtccggcggcagcggcgccaaCATGTCACTTTCAGTGGCGGCGGCCGCAGCGTCCATCGAGCTGAcgccaccggcaccggcaccacaCGTGACCTGCTTCTCCAACGCGCTGGAGGGCCACTTCCTGACCCCACCACCCTGCCTCCTCccttctgccgccgccgccgccacggatCACGTCGCCCTGGCAGCCTCCGCCTCGCCGTTCCTGGCGAGCATGGTGCAGTACGACGGCGACGCGGGCGTGGGCGGCATGGTGCACGAGCTCCTGCAGGAGGCCGGCGGGTGGTACAGCAAGCTGGGAGAGAGGGAGCGGCTGAGCGGCGGCGCGTCGCAGGACACCGGCGTCACCTCAGAGGTGAACCCCGCCGAGATCTCCTCGACGCGGCACCACATGGATCACGAGGCCTCCTTTTGGGGCTTCTGA